A region of Osmerus eperlanus chromosome 9, fOsmEpe2.1, whole genome shotgun sequence DNA encodes the following proteins:
- the evla gene encoding enah/Vasp-like a isoform X4 gives MYSFDDFGEQSICQARASVMVYDDASKKWVPIKPGQQGFSRINIYHNTANNTFRVVGVKLQDQQVVINYSIVKGLKYNQATPTFHQWRDARQVYGLNFASKEEASTFSNAMLFALNVLSSPDATGPAVSRQNGPSVDDPDSQRRQMMEQHQMQAHKERERRTSGSGPPVSSGHPSSLPFVPPPVAPPAPVPMAGPPAPPPPPGPPPPGPPPPVTVPPPMPPPLPVGGGPGGPGGPGKEQQPSGLAAALAGAKLRKVQRDESSPPGSGAAKNDANRSSGGSGGGGEGLMQEMNALLARRRKASEKPDEDDNNARGPQNSTDAVRKPWERSNSADKSSLVSRVRPVGSSSEADTEFDRMKQEILDEVVRELHKVKDEIINAIRQEVGRISTT, from the exons ATGTATTCCTTTGATGACTTCGG TGAGCAGAGTATCTGCCAGGCACGGGCGTCCGTCATGGTGTACGATGACGCCAGTAAGAAGTGGGTGCCCATCAAGCCTGGCCAGCAGGGCTTCAGCAGAATCAACATCTACCACAACACGGCCAACAACACCTTCAGAGTGGTGGGGGTCAAGCTGCAGGACCAGCAG GTGGTGATCAACTACTCCATCGTGAAGGGTCTGAAGTACAACCAGGCCACGCCCACCTTCCACCAGTGGCGTGACGCCCGCCAGGTCTATGGCCTCAACTTCGCCAGCAAGGAGGaggcctccaccttctccaacgCCATGCTGTTCGCTCTCAACGTCCTGAGCTCTCCTGACGCCACAG GTCCAGCTGTCTCCCGGCAGAATGGCCCCTCCGTCGATGACCCCGACAGCCAGAGAAG GCAGATGATGGAGCAACATCAGATGCAGGCgcacaaggagagggagagacggaccTCAGGTTcag GTCCTCCAGTTTCATCCggccacccttcctctctgccgTTTGTGCCCCCCCCAgttgccccccctgccccggtTCCCATGGCTGGaccaccagcccctcctcccccaccaggacccccacccccgggcccccctcccccagttacAGTGCCCCCACCCATGCCTCCACCTCTGCCAGTTGGCGGGGGcccgggggggccgggggggcctgGAAAGGAGCAGCAGCCCTCGGGTCTAGCAGCAGCGCTGGCTGGAGCCAAGCTACGGAAAGTCCAGAGG gatgAGAGTAGTCCTCCAGGGTCGGGCGCAGCCAAAAACGACGCCAACCGTTCAAGTGGtggcagtggaggagggggtgaggggctcATGCAGGAGATGAACGCCCTGCTAGCACGCAG ACGGAAAGCTTCCGAGAAACCTGATGAG GATGACAACAATGCCAGAGGACCACAGAATTCCACAG ATGCTGTGAGGAAACCATGGGAGAGATCTAACTCTGCAGACAAATCTTCTCTGGTTTCAAG GGTGAGGCCAGTCGGTAGCTCCAGTGAAGCTGACACTGAGTTTGACAGGATGAAACAG GAAATCTTGGATGAAGTTGTACGTGAATTGCATAAAGTGAAGGATGAGATCATAAATG CCATCAGACAAGAAGTCGGTAGAATCAGCACAACATAA
- the degs2 gene encoding sphingolipid delta(4)-desaturase/C4-monooxygenase DES2: MGKTGGREDFEWVYTDQPHTSRRKEILAKYPEIKSLMGADPQLKWVVSGMVLTQLLACYLIHDLPWKWVFFWAYAFGGCINHSLTLAIHDISHNVAFGNKLARLNRWFAMWANLPIGLPYSASFKKYHVDHHRYLGGDGLDVDIPTSLEGWFFCTPPRKLLWLFLQPFFYAIRPLVVNPKPIGQLEILNAAVQLSADLLLYYFWGVKPIVYLIAGSILCMGLHPISGHFIAEHYMFLKGHETYSYYGALNCITFNVGYHMEHHDFPSIPGSKLPQVKKIAAEFYDFLPQHSSWTRVLWDFVFDDSIGPYARIKREYKLVKKE; encoded by the exons ATGGGGAAGACAGGTGGACGGGAGGATTTTGAATGGGTTTACACCGACCAGCCCCACACCTCGAGGAGGAAGGAAATATTAG CCAAGTATCCTGAGATCAAGTCCCTGATGGGTGCTGACCCCCAGCTGAAGTGGGTTGTGTCTGGCATGGTACTGACCCAGCTCCTGGCCTGTTACCTAATCCACGACCTGCCTTGGAAGTGGGTCTTCTTCTGGGCCTATGCATTTGGAGGCTGCATCAACCACTCCCTGACGCTGGCCATTCACGACATCTCCCACAACGTGGCCTTTGGAAACAAGCTGGCTCGTCTCAACCGCTGGTTTGCGATGTGGGCCAACCTGCCCATTGGCTTGCCTTACTCCGCCTCCTTCAAGAAGTACCACGTCGACCACCACCGCTACTTGGGAGGGGACGGGCTGGATGTGGACATCCCCACCTCTCTGGAGGGATGGTTTTTCTGCACCCCCCCCAGGAAACTTCTCTGGCTCTTCCTCCAGCCTTTTTTTTACGCCATACGCCCCCTAGTGGTCAACCCCAAACCCATCGGCCAGCTGGAGATTCTCAATGCTGCCGTCCAGTTATCTGCTGACCTCCTGCTTTACTACTTTTGGGGTGTAAAGCCCATCGTCTACCTCATCGCCGGGTCGATCTTGTGTATGGGATTGCATCCCATCTCAGGACATTTCATAGCAGAACATTATATGTTCCTGAAGGGCCATGAAACCTACTCGTACTATGGCGCTCTCAACTGCATCACCTTCAATGTTGGATACCACATGGAGCACCATGACTTCCCAAGCATACCCGGCAGCAAGCTGCCTCAG GTGAAAAAGATTGCTGCTGAGTTCTATGACTTCCTGCCACAACACAGTTCCTGGACCAGGGTGTTGTGGGACTTTGTGTTTGATGACAGCATTGGCCCCTATGCAAGGATCAAGAGGGAGTACAAGCTTGTCAAAAAGGAGTAA
- the evla gene encoding enah/Vasp-like a isoform X3: protein MLTPQLLTPQMSPRTLRRVSSARISLSPAVSRQNGPSVDDPDSQRRQMMEQHQMQAHKERERRTSGSVVSTLQYKVSSPPQSDTPPEYRHYRASTLPPSYVRVASSSPSSSSSSSSSQEKDAGAQLSSQLSSSLASAFSPVQPALPPQGRQIRQIPLSPPTAHRHQSQAQEPMLPPKHGTWSSSHVYAAMPSAASSPPVMRAMPVKQGPPPQSVLPVALPLPPLTSRIKAHPLDTASHHHTLPYQHSLSHQHSLPHPHHHSHPHSNGQPEEYYPPQHQLSQYCEAVSLPPLIGQPAPGPAPVPHQPQYPSTFHPQPAYQNTPLYSGSSPSPPSYQGMSEPQASPKKSPSPVFQPAMPASSSPPVSSGHPSSLPFVPPPVAPPAPVPMAGPPAPPPPPGPPPPGPPPPVTVPPPMPPPLPVGGGPGGPGGPGKEQQPSGLAAALAGAKLRKVQRDESSPPGSGAAKNDANRSSGGSGGGGEGLMQEMNALLARRRKASEKPDEDDNNARGPQNSTDAVRKPWERSNSADKSSLVSRVRPVGSSSEADTEFDRMKQEILDEVVRELHKVKDEIINAIRQEVGRISTT, encoded by the exons ATGTTGACGCCACAGTTGTTGACTCCACAGATGTCACCACGCACTCTGAGGAGGGTCTCCTCTGCTCGGATCAGCCTCA GTCCAGCTGTCTCCCGGCAGAATGGCCCCTCCGTCGATGACCCCGACAGCCAGAGAAG GCAGATGATGGAGCAACATCAGATGCAGGCgcacaaggagagggagagacggaccTCAGGTTcag TCGTCTCCACGCTGCAGTATAAAGTGTCCTCCCCACCCCAGTCAGACACTCCCCCCGAGTACAGACACTATCGAGCTAgtactctccccccctcctatgTCCGtgtggcctcctcctccccctcctcctcctcctcctcctcttcgtcccAGGAGAAGGACGCAGGTGCGCAgctctcctcccagctctccaGCTCCCTGGCCTCCGCCTTCTCCCCCGTCcagcctgccctccccccccagggccGGCAGATCCGGcagatccccctctccccccccactgcCCACCGCCACCAGAGCCAGGCCCAGGAGCCCATGCTTCCTCCCAAACACGGCACCTGGTCCTCCTCACACGTGTACGCCGCCATGCCCTCCgccgcctcctctcccccagtcaTGAGAGCCATGCCCGTCAAACAGGGCCCTCCCCCCCAGTCCGTCCTCCCGGtggctctccccctgccccctctaacCAGCCGCATCAAAGCCCATCCGCTGGACACAGCCAGCCACCATCACACACTCCCTTACCAACATTCGCTCTCCCATCAACACTCCCTAccccatcctcatcatcactcccacccccactccAATGGGCAGCCCGAGGAGTACTATCCTCCCCAGCACCAGCTCAGCCAGTACTGTGAGGCCGTTTCCCTGCCACCTCTGATAGGACAGCCAGCCCCAGGTCCTGCCCCTgtcccccaccagccccaataCCCTTCCACCTTTCACCCCCAGCCAGCCTATCAGAACACACCCCTCTactcaggctcctccccctcacctccatcgTACCAAGGCATGTCTGAACCTCAGGCGTCACCCAAGAAGAGCCCCTCCCCCGTCTTTCAGCCGGCCATGCCGGCCAGCAGCA GTCCTCCAGTTTCATCCggccacccttcctctctgccgTTTGTGCCCCCCCCAgttgccccccctgccccggtTCCCATGGCTGGaccaccagcccctcctcccccaccaggacccccacccccgggcccccctcccccagttacAGTGCCCCCACCCATGCCTCCACCTCTGCCAGTTGGCGGGGGcccgggggggccgggggggcctgGAAAGGAGCAGCAGCCCTCGGGTCTAGCAGCAGCGCTGGCTGGAGCCAAGCTACGGAAAGTCCAGAGG gatgAGAGTAGTCCTCCAGGGTCGGGCGCAGCCAAAAACGACGCCAACCGTTCAAGTGGtggcagtggaggagggggtgaggggctcATGCAGGAGATGAACGCCCTGCTAGCACGCAG ACGGAAAGCTTCCGAGAAACCTGATGAG GATGACAACAATGCCAGAGGACCACAGAATTCCACAG ATGCTGTGAGGAAACCATGGGAGAGATCTAACTCTGCAGACAAATCTTCTCTGGTTTCAAG GGTGAGGCCAGTCGGTAGCTCCAGTGAAGCTGACACTGAGTTTGACAGGATGAAACAG GAAATCTTGGATGAAGTTGTACGTGAATTGCATAAAGTGAAGGATGAGATCATAAATG CCATCAGACAAGAAGTCGGTAGAATCAGCACAACATAA
- the evla gene encoding enah/Vasp-like a isoform X1 → MYSFDDFGEQSICQARASVMVYDDASKKWVPIKPGQQGFSRINIYHNTANNTFRVVGVKLQDQQVVINYSIVKGLKYNQATPTFHQWRDARQVYGLNFASKEEASTFSNAMLFALNVLSSPDATGPAVSRQNGPSVDDPDSQRRQMMEQHQMQAHKERERRTSGSVVSTLQYKVSSPPQSDTPPEYRHYRASTLPPSYVRVASSSPSSSSSSSSSQEKDAGAQLSSQLSSSLASAFSPVQPALPPQGRQIRQIPLSPPTAHRHQSQAQEPMLPPKHGTWSSSHVYAAMPSAASSPPVMRAMPVKQGPPPQSVLPVALPLPPLTSRIKAHPLDTASHHHTLPYQHSLSHQHSLPHPHHHSHPHSNGQPEEYYPPQHQLSQYCEAVSLPPLIGQPAPGPAPVPHQPQYPSTFHPQPAYQNTPLYSGSSPSPPSYQGMSEPQASPKKSPSPVFQPAMPASSSPPVSSGHPSSLPFVPPPVAPPAPVPMAGPPAPPPPPGPPPPGPPPPVTVPPPMPPPLPVGGGPGGPGGPGKEQQPSGLAAALAGAKLRKVQRDESSPPGSGAAKNDANRSSGGSGGGGEGLMQEMNALLARRRKASEKPDEDDNNARGPQNSTDAVRKPWERSNSADKSSLVSRVRPVGSSSEADTEFDRMKQEILDEVVRELHKVKDEIINAIRQEVGRISTT, encoded by the exons ATGTATTCCTTTGATGACTTCGG TGAGCAGAGTATCTGCCAGGCACGGGCGTCCGTCATGGTGTACGATGACGCCAGTAAGAAGTGGGTGCCCATCAAGCCTGGCCAGCAGGGCTTCAGCAGAATCAACATCTACCACAACACGGCCAACAACACCTTCAGAGTGGTGGGGGTCAAGCTGCAGGACCAGCAG GTGGTGATCAACTACTCCATCGTGAAGGGTCTGAAGTACAACCAGGCCACGCCCACCTTCCACCAGTGGCGTGACGCCCGCCAGGTCTATGGCCTCAACTTCGCCAGCAAGGAGGaggcctccaccttctccaacgCCATGCTGTTCGCTCTCAACGTCCTGAGCTCTCCTGACGCCACAG GTCCAGCTGTCTCCCGGCAGAATGGCCCCTCCGTCGATGACCCCGACAGCCAGAGAAG GCAGATGATGGAGCAACATCAGATGCAGGCgcacaaggagagggagagacggaccTCAGGTTcag TCGTCTCCACGCTGCAGTATAAAGTGTCCTCCCCACCCCAGTCAGACACTCCCCCCGAGTACAGACACTATCGAGCTAgtactctccccccctcctatgTCCGtgtggcctcctcctccccctcctcctcctcctcctcctcttcgtcccAGGAGAAGGACGCAGGTGCGCAgctctcctcccagctctccaGCTCCCTGGCCTCCGCCTTCTCCCCCGTCcagcctgccctccccccccagggccGGCAGATCCGGcagatccccctctccccccccactgcCCACCGCCACCAGAGCCAGGCCCAGGAGCCCATGCTTCCTCCCAAACACGGCACCTGGTCCTCCTCACACGTGTACGCCGCCATGCCCTCCgccgcctcctctcccccagtcaTGAGAGCCATGCCCGTCAAACAGGGCCCTCCCCCCCAGTCCGTCCTCCCGGtggctctccccctgccccctctaacCAGCCGCATCAAAGCCCATCCGCTGGACACAGCCAGCCACCATCACACACTCCCTTACCAACATTCGCTCTCCCATCAACACTCCCTAccccatcctcatcatcactcccacccccactccAATGGGCAGCCCGAGGAGTACTATCCTCCCCAGCACCAGCTCAGCCAGTACTGTGAGGCCGTTTCCCTGCCACCTCTGATAGGACAGCCAGCCCCAGGTCCTGCCCCTgtcccccaccagccccaataCCCTTCCACCTTTCACCCCCAGCCAGCCTATCAGAACACACCCCTCTactcaggctcctccccctcacctccatcgTACCAAGGCATGTCTGAACCTCAGGCGTCACCCAAGAAGAGCCCCTCCCCCGTCTTTCAGCCGGCCATGCCGGCCAGCAGCA GTCCTCCAGTTTCATCCggccacccttcctctctgccgTTTGTGCCCCCCCCAgttgccccccctgccccggtTCCCATGGCTGGaccaccagcccctcctcccccaccaggacccccacccccgggcccccctcccccagttacAGTGCCCCCACCCATGCCTCCACCTCTGCCAGTTGGCGGGGGcccgggggggccgggggggcctgGAAAGGAGCAGCAGCCCTCGGGTCTAGCAGCAGCGCTGGCTGGAGCCAAGCTACGGAAAGTCCAGAGG gatgAGAGTAGTCCTCCAGGGTCGGGCGCAGCCAAAAACGACGCCAACCGTTCAAGTGGtggcagtggaggagggggtgaggggctcATGCAGGAGATGAACGCCCTGCTAGCACGCAG ACGGAAAGCTTCCGAGAAACCTGATGAG GATGACAACAATGCCAGAGGACCACAGAATTCCACAG ATGCTGTGAGGAAACCATGGGAGAGATCTAACTCTGCAGACAAATCTTCTCTGGTTTCAAG GGTGAGGCCAGTCGGTAGCTCCAGTGAAGCTGACACTGAGTTTGACAGGATGAAACAG GAAATCTTGGATGAAGTTGTACGTGAATTGCATAAAGTGAAGGATGAGATCATAAATG CCATCAGACAAGAAGTCGGTAGAATCAGCACAACATAA
- the evla gene encoding enah/Vasp-like a isoform X2 — protein sequence MSEQSICQARASVMVYDDASKKWVPIKPGQQGFSRINIYHNTANNTFRVVGVKLQDQQVVINYSIVKGLKYNQATPTFHQWRDARQVYGLNFASKEEASTFSNAMLFALNVLSSPDATGPAVSRQNGPSVDDPDSQRRQMMEQHQMQAHKERERRTSGSVVSTLQYKVSSPPQSDTPPEYRHYRASTLPPSYVRVASSSPSSSSSSSSSQEKDAGAQLSSQLSSSLASAFSPVQPALPPQGRQIRQIPLSPPTAHRHQSQAQEPMLPPKHGTWSSSHVYAAMPSAASSPPVMRAMPVKQGPPPQSVLPVALPLPPLTSRIKAHPLDTASHHHTLPYQHSLSHQHSLPHPHHHSHPHSNGQPEEYYPPQHQLSQYCEAVSLPPLIGQPAPGPAPVPHQPQYPSTFHPQPAYQNTPLYSGSSPSPPSYQGMSEPQASPKKSPSPVFQPAMPASSSPPVSSGHPSSLPFVPPPVAPPAPVPMAGPPAPPPPPGPPPPGPPPPVTVPPPMPPPLPVGGGPGGPGGPGKEQQPSGLAAALAGAKLRKVQRDESSPPGSGAAKNDANRSSGGSGGGGEGLMQEMNALLARRRKASEKPDEDDNNARGPQNSTDAVRKPWERSNSADKSSLVSRVRPVGSSSEADTEFDRMKQEILDEVVRELHKVKDEIINAIRQEVGRISTT from the exons ATGAG TGAGCAGAGTATCTGCCAGGCACGGGCGTCCGTCATGGTGTACGATGACGCCAGTAAGAAGTGGGTGCCCATCAAGCCTGGCCAGCAGGGCTTCAGCAGAATCAACATCTACCACAACACGGCCAACAACACCTTCAGAGTGGTGGGGGTCAAGCTGCAGGACCAGCAG GTGGTGATCAACTACTCCATCGTGAAGGGTCTGAAGTACAACCAGGCCACGCCCACCTTCCACCAGTGGCGTGACGCCCGCCAGGTCTATGGCCTCAACTTCGCCAGCAAGGAGGaggcctccaccttctccaacgCCATGCTGTTCGCTCTCAACGTCCTGAGCTCTCCTGACGCCACAG GTCCAGCTGTCTCCCGGCAGAATGGCCCCTCCGTCGATGACCCCGACAGCCAGAGAAG GCAGATGATGGAGCAACATCAGATGCAGGCgcacaaggagagggagagacggaccTCAGGTTcag TCGTCTCCACGCTGCAGTATAAAGTGTCCTCCCCACCCCAGTCAGACACTCCCCCCGAGTACAGACACTATCGAGCTAgtactctccccccctcctatgTCCGtgtggcctcctcctccccctcctcctcctcctcctcctcttcgtcccAGGAGAAGGACGCAGGTGCGCAgctctcctcccagctctccaGCTCCCTGGCCTCCGCCTTCTCCCCCGTCcagcctgccctccccccccagggccGGCAGATCCGGcagatccccctctccccccccactgcCCACCGCCACCAGAGCCAGGCCCAGGAGCCCATGCTTCCTCCCAAACACGGCACCTGGTCCTCCTCACACGTGTACGCCGCCATGCCCTCCgccgcctcctctcccccagtcaTGAGAGCCATGCCCGTCAAACAGGGCCCTCCCCCCCAGTCCGTCCTCCCGGtggctctccccctgccccctctaacCAGCCGCATCAAAGCCCATCCGCTGGACACAGCCAGCCACCATCACACACTCCCTTACCAACATTCGCTCTCCCATCAACACTCCCTAccccatcctcatcatcactcccacccccactccAATGGGCAGCCCGAGGAGTACTATCCTCCCCAGCACCAGCTCAGCCAGTACTGTGAGGCCGTTTCCCTGCCACCTCTGATAGGACAGCCAGCCCCAGGTCCTGCCCCTgtcccccaccagccccaataCCCTTCCACCTTTCACCCCCAGCCAGCCTATCAGAACACACCCCTCTactcaggctcctccccctcacctccatcgTACCAAGGCATGTCTGAACCTCAGGCGTCACCCAAGAAGAGCCCCTCCCCCGTCTTTCAGCCGGCCATGCCGGCCAGCAGCA GTCCTCCAGTTTCATCCggccacccttcctctctgccgTTTGTGCCCCCCCCAgttgccccccctgccccggtTCCCATGGCTGGaccaccagcccctcctcccccaccaggacccccacccccgggcccccctcccccagttacAGTGCCCCCACCCATGCCTCCACCTCTGCCAGTTGGCGGGGGcccgggggggccgggggggcctgGAAAGGAGCAGCAGCCCTCGGGTCTAGCAGCAGCGCTGGCTGGAGCCAAGCTACGGAAAGTCCAGAGG gatgAGAGTAGTCCTCCAGGGTCGGGCGCAGCCAAAAACGACGCCAACCGTTCAAGTGGtggcagtggaggagggggtgaggggctcATGCAGGAGATGAACGCCCTGCTAGCACGCAG ACGGAAAGCTTCCGAGAAACCTGATGAG GATGACAACAATGCCAGAGGACCACAGAATTCCACAG ATGCTGTGAGGAAACCATGGGAGAGATCTAACTCTGCAGACAAATCTTCTCTGGTTTCAAG GGTGAGGCCAGTCGGTAGCTCCAGTGAAGCTGACACTGAGTTTGACAGGATGAAACAG GAAATCTTGGATGAAGTTGTACGTGAATTGCATAAAGTGAAGGATGAGATCATAAATG CCATCAGACAAGAAGTCGGTAGAATCAGCACAACATAA